ACTATCGCGAATCCTAGTCAAATGTATCCTTTTCGCATGTCTGTCTCCGAATCTCTTTTGATATACGCAAGATCTAAGGCTTCGTGCCTCTCCAAGGACGCTAGATGCATTGGAATGTTGCGAAGGAAGAGACCATTCGATTGTCATGACCAGCGGAAATCTAGAATGGAATCTTTTATGAGGACTCTGGATGGTGGATTTGGCTtgatcattttttaaaaaagtgagATTCATGTCTAAAACTACTATAGTATAACTGaatttaaaaatgaaaacaaataatatttctCAATTTTACATCACCGAATGCACGCATTAAAGCTTTTGCGAGATCAGTGCTCAAAATTCTTCGTTACGCTTCTTGAAACTGAACAAAAAAAGAGAATAGGAAGTTAAGTAGGTAAGTTAAATggtagattttttttctgacttgCAAAAGGCGGATATATTAGTCGACTATACAATAGCCTCTATCAAACCAAGATTGATAAAGTTCCTAACAAAATAAGTAAGCCGAATGATATCTTGTTAGGAGTGGAGTTGGAGGTCAGACAAATCTTTTCGTTTTTTTCTGAAATCAATTCACttatctgtttttattttaatcgaTTTAAAACACATTAAGTTATTATAACATCACATCAAACTAGGGATCGAACAGTGTGAAATATAAGCGACATAAGTACTTAAAACTAATAACGGCCATCTAACTTTCTCTTAGTTTCATCTCATTTGTGTGGGATTTTCTCTACTTCTACTTACATTTCTTATTCTTGCTACTTCATTCGGCTTTCTATAATCATTTCTAATAAGCCTTTAGATTGATTCGATATCAGGCTTTTGGCTACATTTGCGGCCATATTGTGTTCGCTTTGGGTAGGAATAGACTCAAAGAAAACTGTTGGTTGCATGCTTTTACGATTTGCCGCCATTTTCCTTCGCAGCTGCATAGGTTGGGGTCCCTGTGGGATTCATCTTCACTATACCCTCACCCCCTCGATTTAGGAAAGATTTAATTAGTTTTTATTTGGAATGGTTTTAAAGGAATGCAGGGGTTTTATTAGGCCCTGGCTGCGGGCGAACCAATTCTCATTTGTTTTGTGCTGCTGTTTGCGCTGTCGCTTGTGTCctattgagaaccaacctttagtGCACAAGAAACCTCAATATCttctatatttatatttgataTTAGGATCAACACAACCAGTCCAAACAAAACTTAATACAACATTTATCATCAAAGGAAAGACACatgtcccctcccctctaccACCAccaatattgaaatatataaatttAAAGAAACAAACAATAGTGGCATGGCTGagcctccaatattttcttaatgctTCTGTATCATCCCCTCtcccaatattttgaggcctgctacaACTCTGCATATAAATTTCTTAGAGAAAGACCTTCACTTCATGGacatattttttaaactaGATACTACTGTCATTCATAGTggtaaattaaaataatctgGACTGTTGCTTGCTTTTCTAACAACTTTTTAATGGATGTATATTCCATTTTatataaaatcaaaacaatttctcaattttatatatttttagttCATTTCCCAATCTTTTACCCCCAAACTGATAACCaatgactgaaaattgtggcaaagatttaaaaaatgtttataccAGCTGTACCTTTTATAATTCTAGATTGGCTAGAAAACAGTTATTCCAAAAACCACATAAAGCCTTTGAAACACATAAAGGACATATAAATAAGACAAAATTCCTTACAGAATTGGCCTTTGATTGTATACATATTTCTGAAAATCAATACGGCAAGGCTAAAAAAGCCATTAAAATCTAGTAATTAATATCAAATCCGGTGTGTGAGGATGTTGGTGCGCTGTCTCCTTTATCTGTCCTGTTCTGGACAATATACTATCATTTCCAGTAGTATAATTGGTAAAAGCCTTCCCTGACTTTAGTCATATTCAATAGGGTCTGCTGAGTTCTGTAGTTGACGTTTAGATGGTGGTACCAAGTGAACTGGCAACTCTTCTGGAATGTCATTATCTTCAAGTTTGACCTTTATTAGATACATAGCAAGAGCAAACTCATCCTCATCAAGGCAACCATCATGATCGATATCTGAAAGCTTCCAGATACGACCTAACTGAGTGTTTGGAAGTTTGGATTTGACCATTTCCTTCTTGGCTTTTGCACCTGAAAGTTTGCCATCAACAGGTCCAAgagttttaaaaagttcatCATATTTTGGCTTGAAATCTTCCACAACCCAAGTATCGGTGCCAGCACCCAGAGCCACGCCCTCACAAGCACCACTTGCAAATGGGTTATTGGTAGCGTGATGGACTGCGAATGCGCCCCCAGACACAGAAGGTTTACTAGCATCATCAGTAGTCTCATGGGGAATCATTGCCATAAGTCTAGGTATATCATGAGCCAGCATGTGATCGAGGGTTTCTATGTGCTTGGCCCTCAAGGTGTGGAATTTGGTGAAGTCGTGCTGCTTCAATTGCTCCTTGAATTTACTAACCGGTGGGAAGTCTCCAGGAGATATATTATGCTCCCTCTGGATCTTCTGATAAACATCTGTCAGTTTCTTGATCAGTTCGtccttctttttatcttttccAAACATTGATGGCATTTGACTCTTTAATTCTGATATGATGTAAGCATGGACCTggaatattaaaataaattattattttaagatCTTGACTCTTTTAGTTTTGTTGTTTATAGTTCTATTGtgattttattgtatttttatctttaGGGCAGCACCTCGCATGGGACCTGGTCTCGTTTATGTGCTTATCCCTTTGGGCTAATACTCAATACAGTTGTTTAAAAAACAGGAATTCctcaatcaatttttttagtgAGAGTGTAATCTTGTAGTTTTTAGTCATTTCTTTGCATTTCAGTCTTATTGGGTATTGTATTTCTGTTCAGAATAATAAAGTGTCaataaaaacttttatttCTGTTCGAAATAATGAAGTGTCTATGAAAATATCTCCAGGCCGCTATACTTCAATACTTCCACAGACCTGAAGTATACAGTAAGAACAGAAAGGGGTGTATTATGTTTTTActgttgtttttaatattctgcAAACTCTTGTCAACAGTTTCAGAAACCCTAAACTGTTTTCTGGCTCCTGTCATTCAAACTTATAGAATCATATTTGTTGCTTTTTTACTTGACAGCCCTTACAGAGAGGTGGCAGTATTTAAGGCCATTCACTTCAAGGATTCACTTCATGGACAAAAGCCAAAAGACAATTCAGATGTTGGAAATCATCTGCGATAGTTTGCATAATATTGAAAACTGCACAAACCCCAAGAAATTtaacacattttttaaatttatattcattgaagaaaagaaaaatcatcCTGAAACTGTTTTATCCTGTTTACCTTAGCAAGTCTTGCACGCTTGATGAAATCATTCAGCTTCCTCAGAGCAGCATTACGGGGTAGCTCCTGGATATCCCTGAACAAATCAGTAGCTTCCATCTCAAACAAGCGGCGATTATCATCCATTTGTAAAGGCTGGTTCCAGAATGAGCCAATGTAGACACGTGCAACCTCTGGGGTGTTGATCACTTTTCCGAGAGACCACATCAGCGCACCATATACCCTCATCAACTGTTGTGTATTGATCATGTCAGCCTTATTGAGCACTATACGGATtttgtcatcataatcacgCAGGACCTCGATGCCTCGTTGAAATTCATCAGAGATATCAAGTTTGTGTGCGTCGAAAAGTAGAATGATGCGATCACAGCGCTCGGCAAACCACTTGAGGATGCCGGTGAAATCATATCCCCGTGCAACACTTTGCTTCTCGCCAGACAAGATGCCTGGAGTATCAACTATCGTTATACTGTTAAGCACATCGTTAGGAAGCTCAGAACAGCAGAACCGATTTAGGAAAGCATTACCAAAACTACTGA
The sequence above is a segment of the Nematostella vectensis chromosome 2, jaNemVect1.1, whole genome shotgun sequence genome. Coding sequences within it:
- the LOC5521856 gene encoding EH domain-containing protein 3 — protein: MFSWMKGSDSNKKHPQVFASVVDGLKKMYMKNLKPMEEYYLFNDFHSPSMSEPDFHAKPMVLLVGQYSTGKTTFIKYLLEQDFPGIRIGPEPTTDSFIAVMHGDSQQVIPGNALIVDPNKQFRSLSSFGNAFLNRFCCSELPNDVLNSITIVDTPGILSGEKQSVARGYDFTGILKWFAERCDRIILLFDAHKLDISDEFQRGIEVLRDYDDKIRIVLNKADMINTQQLMRVYGALMWSLGKVINTPEVARVYIGSFWNQPLQMDDNRRLFEMEATDLFRDIQELPRNAALRKLNDFIKRARLAKVHAYIISELKSQMPSMFGKDKKKDELIKKLTDVYQKIQREHNISPGDFPPVSKFKEQLKQHDFTKFHTLRAKHIETLDHMLAHDIPRLMAMIPHETTDDASKPSVSGGAFAVHHATNNPFASGACEGVALGAGTDTWVVEDFKPKYDELFKTLGPVDGKLSGAKAKKEMVKSKLPNTQLGRIWKLSDIDHDGCLDEDEFALAMYLIKVKLEDNDIPEELPVHLVPPSKRQLQNSADPIEYD